TGGGTGGAGTTTCAGAGCATGGGAAGTAAGCCCTAATCCCTGTCTCATCAGGGCTATTTATTCAGATTGCTGTGAGGTGTGTGTTTTAACTTCACCCCTTTGTAAATCTACATAATCTTGCAGCTGACGCTTGGCTGCATCAAAAGCATCACGAATGGCAATATAAATATCTGTATGACTTGGTTCGTCGGAAGGGTTGCGATTTACTACTATCTCTCCATTCGGCACAGTTAAATCAATTTGGATGTGATAAAGCTTACCCTTGTGATGATTTCGATGAGGAATATCTACAACAACTCTACAACTTATGATTCGGTCATATAAGCGCTCTAGTTTCGCTACATGTTCACTAATTTTTTCCTCCACCGCTGGCGATGATGGAACATTATGAAAAGTAAGTTGCAAAACTGTTTTCATGATTCCTCCTTGCTGTTCACTATTATTCATCTATGCTCTCGATTTTGAAATTACACGAAAAATATGAGAAACTTGTGAGGAAATTTTATTCACTCTAGGGATTGGGCATTGGGGATGAGGGAGAATAAATTTAAAACACCACTCTTAGTACTTCTGCTGGTTATATGCTTTACCCTAGTAAGCGTGCGTTCATTGGGGCGAACAATTATGACATCAGCACCTCAATTACTGACAGACCCATTTTTGCAATTGCCAACGGCAACATCAGTACGAGTAGTATGGTTTACAGAGTTTGATGGTAATAAACACATAGTCAACTATGGAGAAAATCTAGAAAAAAACCGCTGGGCAAGCACTAATAAACTCAGTCGCACAAGAGAAGATCAGAAATCATATGTAGCCAATCAGACAGAAAATGGGCAAGTTGATCAACAACCCGTAAAGCGTGACATTTGGCGACATGAAGCTGAGGTGACTGGCTTAACTCCTGGTGTGCGGGTGAA
The Gloeotrichia echinulata CP02 DNA segment above includes these coding regions:
- a CDS encoding HPF/RaiA family ribosome-associated protein, with product MNNSEQQGGIMKTVLQLTFHNVPSSPAVEEKISEHVAKLERLYDRIISCRVVVDIPHRNHHKGKLYHIQIDLTVPNGEIVVNRNPSDEPSHTDIYIAIRDAFDAAKRQLQDYVDLQRGEVKTHTSQQSE